Proteins encoded together in one Psychrobacter sanguinis window:
- a CDS encoding bifunctional prephenate dehydrogenase/3-phosphoshikimate 1-carboxyvinyltransferase gives MLFEQVCIVGLGLIGASLAQAIKDRQLVGRLVAVDKHAPSIEAAIAENVIDAGSDSLFDVVAGSDCIIVAVPVKTVATVFKDINQAMQQGLIEADCIISDVSSTKLNVVEAAQAAFTQLPTGFVPAHPIAGAEQSGYTARRGDLFVDHSLIICELKTTRLEAVEKVSRLWQGVGATVMKMDVEHHDAVLAYTSHLPHLLAFNLVEQLASHDDNMDIFRYAAGGFRDFTRIAASDPVMWHDIFIANKPALLNALDEYSLYLSKLRSLINDEDSTELLGLLGRAQSARKHFGHMLTNTPYTKKLTDPSNTDNSMTTSTHASSAYIITPSTSIKGSISVPGDKSISHRSIMFGSLAEGVTKVTGFLEGEDALATLQAFRDMGVTIEGPENGQVTIHGVGINGLKPSRTPLYMGNSGTTMRLLSGILAAQSFDSVLTGDASLSKRPMERVAKPLREMGATLQTTGERGTAPISITGSDKRGSKLKGITYDMPVASAQVKSCLLLAGLWAEGKTTVIQPEISRDHTERMLSAFGYDVEVEGNKISVVGGGKLTACDIAVPADISSAAFFMVAGSIAKDSEITITKVGMNPTRTGVIDILKLMNADITISNETFVGGEPVADITIKSAPLKGIQIPEELVPLAIDEFPVLFIAASCAEGQTVLTGAKELRVKESDRIAVMADGLTQLGVDCTITEDGIIIEGKGSQNWEPVFGGGEIYSHHDHRIAMSFSVASLRATDTIKIEGVETVNTSFPGFADLCNKIGMSIETKSV, from the coding sequence ATGCTGTTTGAACAGGTTTGTATAGTAGGTTTGGGCTTAATTGGCGCAAGCTTGGCGCAAGCAATAAAAGACAGACAGCTAGTGGGCAGATTGGTAGCGGTAGACAAGCATGCACCAAGTATTGAGGCTGCCATAGCAGAGAATGTCATTGATGCCGGTAGCGACTCCCTATTTGACGTAGTGGCAGGCAGTGACTGTATCATAGTGGCAGTGCCAGTAAAGACTGTGGCGACTGTCTTTAAAGACATCAATCAAGCGATGCAGCAAGGCCTTATCGAAGCCGATTGCATAATCAGTGATGTGAGTAGTACTAAACTAAATGTGGTGGAAGCTGCCCAAGCTGCGTTTACACAATTACCCACCGGGTTTGTGCCGGCACACCCCATTGCTGGTGCAGAACAGTCTGGTTATACCGCAAGGCGGGGTGATTTATTTGTCGACCATAGCCTGATTATCTGCGAATTAAAGACAACCCGTTTAGAAGCTGTCGAAAAAGTATCTCGGCTTTGGCAAGGCGTAGGTGCGACTGTCATGAAGATGGATGTTGAGCACCACGATGCTGTGTTGGCCTATACCAGTCACTTACCTCACTTATTGGCATTTAATCTAGTAGAGCAGCTGGCCAGTCATGATGACAATATGGACATATTTCGTTATGCTGCCGGTGGATTTAGAGATTTCACGCGTATTGCTGCCAGTGATCCAGTGATGTGGCATGATATTTTTATCGCCAACAAACCTGCTTTATTGAATGCCTTAGATGAATACAGCCTTTATTTGTCAAAGTTACGCAGTTTAATTAACGATGAAGACTCTACTGAACTACTTGGTTTACTGGGCCGAGCCCAATCAGCACGAAAACACTTTGGTCATATGCTGACCAACACCCCTTATACTAAAAAATTAACGGACCCTTCAAATACGGATAATTCTATGACAACGTCGACTCATGCTTCTAGTGCATACATTATTACCCCAAGTACGTCTATCAAGGGCAGTATTTCTGTTCCTGGCGATAAGTCAATCTCTCATCGCAGCATCATGTTTGGTAGTTTGGCAGAAGGCGTTACCAAAGTAACCGGATTCTTAGAAGGGGAAGATGCGCTAGCCACTCTACAAGCTTTTAGAGACATGGGTGTCACCATTGAAGGTCCAGAAAATGGCCAAGTGACCATTCATGGTGTGGGTATTAATGGACTTAAGCCCAGTCGTACGCCTTTGTATATGGGTAACTCGGGTACTACCATGCGCCTGTTATCTGGTATCTTAGCAGCGCAGTCATTTGACAGCGTGTTAACAGGAGATGCCAGCTTATCGAAGCGTCCTATGGAGCGTGTGGCCAAACCTTTACGTGAGATGGGCGCTACCTTACAAACCACAGGTGAACGTGGCACAGCACCGATTAGTATCACCGGTAGTGATAAGCGCGGTAGTAAATTAAAAGGCATTACTTACGACATGCCAGTCGCCTCTGCGCAAGTTAAATCTTGTTTGTTATTAGCCGGCTTGTGGGCGGAAGGTAAGACCACAGTTATTCAGCCCGAAATCAGCCGTGACCATACTGAGCGTATGTTAAGCGCCTTTGGTTATGATGTCGAAGTTGAAGGCAATAAAATCAGTGTGGTCGGCGGTGGTAAACTGACCGCTTGCGACATTGCGGTCCCTGCTGATATTTCTTCAGCAGCCTTCTTTATGGTCGCAGGGTCGATTGCCAAAGACAGTGAAATTACCATCACCAAAGTGGGTATGAACCCAACTCGTACAGGGGTAATCGATATCTTAAAGCTTATGAATGCCGACATTACTATTAGTAATGAGACCTTCGTAGGAGGCGAGCCTGTGGCAGACATCACTATTAAGTCTGCGCCACTTAAAGGTATCCAAATTCCTGAAGAGCTGGTGCCATTGGCCATCGACGAGTTCCCTGTATTATTTATCGCTGCAAGCTGCGCAGAAGGTCAAACTGTACTAACCGGTGCCAAAGAGTTGCGTGTCAAAGAGTCTGATCGTATTGCGGTTATGGCGGATGGTTTGACTCAATTGGGGGTTGATTGCACCATTACTGAAGACGGTATTATCATCGAAGGCAAAGGCAGTCAGAACTGGGAGCCAGTATTTGGTGGCGGAGAGATTTACTCTCACCATGACCACCGTATTGCTATGAGCTTCTCAGTAGCAAGTCTAAGAGCCACTGATACCATTAAGATTGAGGGCGTTGAAACAGTGAATACTAGTTTCCCAGGGTTTGCAGACTTATGCAATAAGATTGGTATGAGTATCGAGACTAAGTCTGTCTAA
- the rarD gene encoding EamA family transporter RarD: MSLATPNNAVPAKPKTTVVHTTSKGIVTALIAFVIWGSFPFYFKQLAQYNAVEIIGHRIVWTFVCLSLVLVLTNRWQWIDTLKASPRLIGITFLSSLIIATNWLTYVWAVNADQILEASLGYFISPLIGILLSLVFLQERLRPLQWLAVAFAIASVLIQVVMLGNLPWVSLVLALSFSVYGVMQRRTPLQALDSLFLETALLVPICIVWFMSSDVASSSLSFWWSKDIWFLMLAGPITLIPLLLYNKSTKMVAFSILSFMNYLTPTIIFLLAVFYYHEPFDSQRLMIFGLIWFGLFLFSIDLWQNRPSKLLKKENTV, translated from the coding sequence ATGTCTTTAGCTACCCCTAATAATGCCGTGCCAGCCAAACCAAAAACAACGGTGGTTCATACCACCAGTAAGGGAATTGTTACCGCTTTAATTGCCTTTGTTATATGGGGCAGCTTTCCTTTTTATTTCAAACAGTTGGCACAATACAATGCTGTTGAGATTATTGGCCATCGTATTGTCTGGACCTTTGTTTGTCTAAGCTTAGTATTGGTATTAACCAACCGCTGGCAATGGATTGATACTCTTAAAGCCAGTCCTCGTTTAATCGGCATAACCTTTTTATCCAGCCTTATTATTGCCACCAACTGGTTAACTTATGTCTGGGCGGTTAATGCGGATCAAATTTTAGAAGCCAGTTTAGGGTACTTTATTAGCCCGTTAATTGGTATTTTATTGTCATTGGTGTTTTTACAAGAAAGATTACGTCCTTTGCAGTGGTTAGCAGTGGCATTTGCCATTGCCTCAGTATTGATTCAAGTTGTTATGCTGGGTAATTTGCCGTGGGTATCACTGGTCTTAGCGCTTTCGTTTAGTGTTTATGGGGTGATGCAAAGACGCACACCACTACAAGCTTTAGATTCCTTATTTTTAGAAACTGCCTTGCTCGTGCCCATTTGTATTGTGTGGTTTATGAGCTCTGATGTCGCGAGTTCATCGCTGTCCTTTTGGTGGAGCAAAGACATTTGGTTCTTAATGTTAGCGGGTCCTATCACCCTGATTCCACTGTTGTTATATAATAAATCAACCAAAATGGTGGCATTTAGCATTTTGAGCTTTATGAATTATCTAACCCCAACCATTATCTTCTTGCTAGCAGTTTTCTATTACCATGAGCCTTTCGATAGTCAAAGATTAATGATTTTTGGCCTAATTTGGTTTGGTTTGTTTTTATTCAGTATTGATTTATGGCAAAACAGACCCTCTAAACTGCTTAAAAAAGAGAATACAGTATAA
- the folB gene encoding dihydroneopterin aldolase has protein sequence MNKPQGSTDFVKIKGLKVNAVIGVFDWERAIEQPLLIDVSMATDISEAGKSDDINDAINYKEVCDDITELCQQTKALLIERLAELIAAHILSKYNTTQVEVSVAKPTAIKAAEAVAVQIARTATTD, from the coding sequence ATGAATAAGCCACAAGGCAGTACCGATTTTGTCAAAATTAAAGGATTAAAAGTCAATGCAGTAATAGGGGTCTTCGATTGGGAAAGGGCCATAGAGCAGCCTTTGCTGATTGATGTGTCTATGGCCACTGATATCAGTGAAGCGGGCAAAAGCGATGACATTAACGATGCGATTAATTACAAAGAGGTTTGTGATGATATTACTGAGCTGTGTCAGCAGACCAAAGCGTTACTGATTGAGCGCTTAGCGGAGCTGATAGCGGCACACATTTTAAGTAAATATAATACCACTCAAGTTGAAGTTAGCGTGGCCAAACCAACGGCTATTAAGGCTGCAGAGGCGGTGGCGGTTCAGATCGCTAGAACTGCTACCACAGACTAA
- the cysE gene encoding serine O-acetyltransferase: MRLIKAIQKAKASLQEDIAAVFQRDPAARNSMEVLLTYPGIHALILHRGAHYLWNKDCKFSARAISYGSRMITGIEIHPAAQIGRRFFIDHGMGVVIGETAKIGDDVTLYHGVTLGGVSLGQGKRHPTLEDGVIVGAGAKVLGPFTVGKNAKIGSNAVVVKEVPAEATMVGNAARMIAASTDPDSESSAQDKPQETPTNNVPDCPDDNKNYANQLSTKRLSERVDFTAYGLDPDSEDPVAEAFSKVLSHIQQSETRINELQTALCKLDPTFKPKDCVKLSVDELEVISNQ; encoded by the coding sequence ATGAGACTAATTAAAGCCATTCAAAAAGCCAAAGCCTCATTGCAAGAGGACATCGCCGCCGTATTCCAACGGGACCCTGCGGCAAGAAACAGCATGGAAGTTTTACTGACTTACCCAGGTATTCACGCCTTAATACTGCACCGCGGTGCACATTATTTGTGGAACAAAGACTGTAAGTTCTCAGCACGGGCTATCTCTTATGGCTCTCGTATGATTACTGGAATTGAGATTCATCCCGCCGCACAAATTGGCAGACGTTTCTTTATTGACCATGGCATGGGCGTGGTCATTGGTGAAACGGCTAAAATTGGTGATGACGTCACCCTATATCATGGCGTAACTTTGGGAGGCGTGTCCTTAGGTCAAGGCAAGCGCCACCCTACGTTAGAAGATGGGGTTATCGTAGGTGCTGGTGCTAAGGTTTTAGGCCCATTCACTGTCGGTAAAAATGCAAAAATTGGCTCTAACGCTGTCGTGGTTAAAGAAGTGCCTGCAGAAGCTACTATGGTCGGCAATGCTGCTAGAATGATTGCCGCCTCTACGGACCCTGACTCAGAATCCTCCGCTCAAGATAAACCACAAGAAACTCCGACCAATAACGTACCTGATTGTCCAGATGACAATAAAAACTATGCCAATCAGCTAAGTACTAAACGCTTGTCTGAGCGTGTCGACTTTACTGCCTATGGTTTAGACCCAGACTCCGAAGACCCAGTTGCTGAAGCTTTCAGCAAAGTCTTGAGTCATATCCAGCAGTCTGAAACCCGTATCAATGAGCTGCAAACTGCTTTATGTAAATTAGACCCTACCTTTAAACCAAAAGACTGTGTGAAACTCTCAGTTGACGAGTTAGAAGTCATTAGCAACCAATAA
- a CDS encoding RNA methyltransferase codes for MTSTASNKQTTDRSALDTSVLNQRLQSIRIVMVNTTLPANIGSAARAMLTMKLTDLVVVDPKHPIDEDSVAHAAGAKSVLDNCTVVESLEQALSDCQLVFAASSRQRHIPRPVVTPDDAAKLILSRPAEDTKVAVLFGREDRGLTNQELAMADYHIQIDANPDYPVLNVASAIQVISSFFYSRFLQDAHSKPTASNPATSLPSLADHTSTTSASDQDEGNKINVIQRQNWDAPAITQDQKSNLQSRIIELMKGLELVESTEPDTLRELPNRLSRLLSRVQLDQKEFEIISSIIAKIKRKL; via the coding sequence ATGACCTCTACTGCCTCAAACAAACAAACAACCGATCGCTCAGCTTTAGATACCTCAGTGCTCAATCAGCGTTTACAAAGTATTCGAATTGTTATGGTTAATACCACCTTGCCGGCCAATATAGGATCAGCAGCGCGTGCTATGTTAACCATGAAATTAACAGACCTTGTGGTCGTCGATCCCAAACATCCGATTGATGAGGACAGTGTGGCCCATGCCGCGGGTGCAAAAAGTGTGTTAGACAATTGCACTGTAGTAGAGAGTCTAGAGCAAGCATTGTCGGATTGCCAATTGGTATTTGCTGCCAGCAGTCGCCAAAGGCACATCCCTCGACCTGTGGTTACCCCTGATGATGCCGCAAAACTTATTTTGTCGCGCCCCGCTGAAGATACTAAAGTTGCAGTACTGTTCGGGCGTGAAGACCGAGGGCTGACCAATCAGGAGCTCGCTATGGCAGATTATCATATCCAAATAGATGCCAATCCTGATTATCCGGTGCTCAATGTGGCCTCCGCCATACAGGTTATTTCAAGCTTTTTTTACAGTCGCTTTTTACAAGACGCTCACTCAAAGCCAACTGCCTCTAATCCTGCTACCTCACTGCCAAGCTTGGCGGACCATACGTCAACCACATCAGCATCTGATCAAGATGAGGGCAATAAAATAAATGTCATACAAAGACAAAACTGGGACGCGCCAGCCATTACTCAAGACCAGAAAAGCAATCTGCAAAGCCGTATCATAGAGTTGATGAAGGGTTTAGAGTTAGTAGAAAGCACAGAACCTGATACACTAAGAGAGCTACCCAACAGATTATCGCGCTTGCTGTCTAGGGTGCAGTTGGATCAAAAGGAGTTTGAGATCATAAGTTCTATTATTGCGAAGATCAAACGGAAGCTGTGA
- the dnaE gene encoding DNA polymerase III subunit alpha, which produces MAFVHLGIHSEFSITDSIIRIKPLVKAAAADGQMALALTDLSNLYATVKFYRACLDAAIKPIIGAEIILDEESTRLTLLAMNNEGYQSITRIVSLGFTDGRMNPENRGIPIVSKEHLLANSEGVIILFTEKSDVGQALMGANPERGHQLIAEYQAVFDDRLYFAIKRTHRAGEDTFIEQSIFAGQRHGIPIVAHNDVRFLTEEDFDAHEARVCIASSHVLADPNRPHDYSSEQYLKTQAQMTELFADIPQVIDNTVSLAKRCNVTLTLGINVLPEFPIPEGETIESFFRSESQRGLNARLDKLYPVEERDDTWDEVRRPYDERLEHELNIILEMGFPGYFLIVMDFIRWAKANGVPVGPGRGSGAGSLVAYALNITDLDPLHYDLLFERFLNPERVSMPDFDIDFCIEGRDRVIEYVASQYGREAVSQIITFGTMAAKAVVRDVARVQSKSYGLADKISKLIPKTPGITLKDALLEEPQLKDLLSNPDNMDYEDANEIWEMALKLEGITRNVGKHAGGVLIAPNKITDFSAIYCDEEGHRVSQFDKDDVESVGLVKFDFLGLRNLTVINAAVKNINARRAREQKPPLELEDLPLDDKNAYKLLQEAKTTAVFQLESSGMKKYLAKLQPTNIEDVIAMCALYRPGPLDAGMVEMYIDRKHGREEVVYDHPNLEPILENTNGVIVYQEQVMQISQVMAGYSLGGADMLRRAMGKKKPEEMAKQRDIFVTGATAQGIDPVVSGGVFDLMEKFAGYGFNKSHSAAYGVLAYQTAYLKHYYPAEFMAAVLTSDMNNTDNVVFFINDCRENFNLTVDNPSVNRSEWHFVADKPTNIIYGLGAIKGVGEGAVESIVQARRVGGPFTDLYDFCRRVDIKKVNKRTLEALIKSGCFDDFAITLRPDLEDDQHHQIRGALMAQLPKAVQAAEQERQNNEMGMMDLFSELDNATTAPPLPTGPDLIWGDKHRLKAEKDTLGLYLTGHPIDQYRKEIAVYTSNARLDSLSDTGYNGSILFAGLIMDIANFGNRCVITLDDGTARLEVSCYAERFNRIKDKLKVDEVIVIKGGIRDRDGRLFARLDNAYTLLECRQRWVKKISIKIHSQDTRLLDSLQPLLKPAQLDIIPTIAAPAFEEETDDNGAMEAYYNEQDAMSISPVPLNQNDGCIPVALNVYTDFAIASVSLNDNWRVYPTDENLMQLGIIVPQENLYFHYS; this is translated from the coding sequence ATGGCGTTTGTACATTTAGGCATCCACAGTGAGTTCTCCATTACGGACTCTATTATTCGAATCAAACCTCTGGTAAAAGCAGCGGCTGCTGATGGGCAGATGGCGTTGGCTTTAACCGACTTATCGAACCTATATGCCACAGTAAAGTTTTATCGCGCCTGTTTAGATGCTGCGATAAAACCTATTATTGGTGCAGAGATTATTCTTGATGAAGAGTCGACACGATTGACTTTATTGGCGATGAATAATGAGGGATATCAGAGTATTACTCGTATCGTGTCGCTAGGATTCACTGATGGCCGTATGAACCCAGAAAATAGAGGCATTCCTATCGTTAGCAAAGAGCATTTGTTGGCCAATAGCGAAGGCGTTATTATTCTATTTACCGAAAAATCGGATGTGGGCCAAGCGCTAATGGGTGCCAATCCGGAACGAGGACATCAGCTGATAGCTGAGTATCAAGCGGTGTTCGATGACCGTTTGTATTTTGCGATAAAGCGTACCCACCGCGCTGGTGAAGATACGTTTATTGAACAATCAATTTTTGCCGGTCAACGTCATGGCATTCCTATCGTGGCTCATAATGACGTTCGATTTTTGACGGAAGAAGATTTTGACGCTCATGAAGCTCGTGTTTGTATCGCTTCCTCTCATGTACTCGCCGATCCCAATCGTCCCCATGACTATTCAAGCGAGCAGTACCTTAAGACTCAGGCACAGATGACCGAGCTGTTTGCAGATATTCCTCAAGTAATTGATAACACGGTTAGTTTGGCCAAACGCTGTAACGTTACTTTGACCTTGGGTATTAACGTACTACCAGAGTTCCCGATTCCAGAGGGAGAAACGATTGAATCCTTTTTCCGTTCGGAGTCACAACGTGGGCTTAACGCTCGTCTGGATAAGCTATATCCTGTTGAGGAGCGAGATGACACTTGGGATGAGGTTAGACGGCCTTATGATGAGCGCCTAGAGCATGAATTGAACATTATTTTAGAAATGGGTTTCCCAGGCTACTTTTTAATTGTTATGGACTTTATCCGTTGGGCAAAAGCCAATGGCGTGCCTGTTGGTCCAGGACGTGGTTCGGGGGCAGGCTCGTTAGTAGCCTATGCACTAAACATTACTGACTTAGACCCCTTACATTATGACTTGCTGTTCGAGCGTTTCTTAAACCCTGAACGTGTATCAATGCCTGACTTCGATATCGACTTTTGTATTGAAGGTCGCGACCGTGTGATTGAGTATGTTGCCAGTCAATATGGTCGTGAAGCGGTATCACAGATCATTACCTTTGGTACGATGGCGGCAAAAGCGGTGGTCCGCGATGTGGCCCGAGTCCAAAGTAAATCCTACGGTTTGGCAGATAAGATATCCAAACTTATTCCAAAAACCCCGGGTATTACTTTAAAGGATGCGTTACTTGAAGAGCCTCAATTAAAAGACTTACTGTCTAACCCAGACAATATGGATTACGAAGACGCCAATGAAATCTGGGAAATGGCATTAAAGTTAGAGGGCATTACCCGTAACGTCGGTAAACACGCCGGTGGTGTATTGATTGCCCCAAATAAGATTACTGACTTTAGTGCGATCTATTGTGATGAAGAAGGTCACCGAGTCAGCCAGTTTGATAAAGATGATGTGGAATCCGTGGGTCTGGTTAAGTTTGACTTCTTAGGCCTCCGTAACTTGACCGTCATTAATGCAGCGGTGAAAAACATTAATGCACGACGTGCTCGTGAACAAAAGCCGCCACTTGAGCTTGAAGATCTACCATTAGACGATAAGAACGCCTATAAGCTACTGCAAGAGGCGAAGACCACAGCCGTATTCCAGCTAGAAAGCTCGGGAATGAAAAAATACTTAGCGAAGCTGCAGCCCACCAACATTGAAGACGTTATCGCGATGTGTGCATTGTATCGCCCCGGCCCGCTAGATGCCGGCATGGTAGAGATGTACATTGACCGTAAGCATGGCCGTGAAGAGGTGGTTTATGATCACCCTAACTTAGAGCCTATCTTGGAGAACACCAACGGCGTTATTGTGTACCAAGAACAGGTTATGCAAATCTCGCAGGTAATGGCCGGCTATAGTTTAGGCGGCGCTGATATGCTACGCCGAGCTATGGGTAAGAAAAAACCGGAAGAGATGGCCAAGCAGCGTGATATTTTTGTTACGGGGGCGACAGCACAAGGCATCGACCCTGTGGTATCGGGCGGTGTCTTTGATTTGATGGAAAAATTCGCAGGGTATGGTTTTAACAAATCACACTCGGCAGCTTATGGGGTTTTGGCCTATCAAACGGCTTATTTAAAACATTATTATCCTGCTGAGTTTATGGCAGCGGTACTTACCTCAGATATGAACAACACCGATAACGTGGTGTTCTTTATCAATGACTGCCGTGAGAACTTCAATCTAACCGTTGACAATCCTTCGGTCAACCGTAGTGAATGGCACTTCGTAGCCGACAAGCCTACCAATATTATTTATGGTCTTGGGGCGATTAAAGGCGTGGGTGAAGGGGCAGTTGAATCCATTGTCCAAGCTCGCAGAGTGGGAGGTCCTTTTACGGACCTTTATGACTTCTGTCGACGAGTAGACATCAAGAAGGTGAATAAGCGTACGCTAGAAGCTTTAATTAAATCAGGTTGTTTCGATGACTTTGCCATTACTTTACGTCCCGACTTAGAGGATGATCAACATCATCAAATCCGTGGCGCGTTGATGGCGCAGCTCCCTAAGGCAGTGCAAGCTGCTGAGCAAGAGCGTCAAAACAATGAAATGGGAATGATGGATTTATTCAGTGAACTGGATAACGCCACCACTGCCCCACCTCTGCCTACGGGACCCGATTTAATCTGGGGCGACAAGCACCGTCTAAAAGCTGAAAAAGATACTTTAGGGCTGTATTTAACCGGGCATCCTATTGATCAGTACCGTAAAGAAATTGCGGTTTATACCAGTAACGCCCGTTTGGATAGTTTATCTGACACCGGCTACAATGGCAGTATCTTATTCGCTGGCTTAATTATGGATATTGCTAACTTCGGTAACCGCTGTGTCATTACTTTAGACGATGGAACTGCCAGACTTGAAGTCAGCTGCTATGCTGAACGTTTTAACCGTATCAAAGACAAACTAAAAGTCGATGAAGTGATTGTCATCAAAGGCGGTATTAGAGACCGTGACGGACGTTTATTTGCCCGTTTAGACAACGCTTATACTTTACTTGAATGCCGTCAGCGCTGGGTTAAAAAGATTAGTATCAAGATTCATAGCCAGGATACAAGACTGTTAGATTCTCTGCAGCCTTTATTAAAACCCGCTCAATTGGATATAATACCGACGATTGCTGCCCCTGCTTTTGAAGAAGAGACCGATGATAATGGTGCTATGGAGGCTTATTATAATGAGCAGGACGCTATGAGCATCTCACCTGTGCCCTTAAATCAAAACGATGGCTGTATCCCTGTGGCTCTAAACGTCTATACTGATTTTGCCATTGCTAGCGTTAGTTTGAATGACAACTGGCGTGTCTACCCCACTGATGAAAACTTAATGCAATTAGGTATTATTGTGCCTCAAGAAAATTTATATTTTCACTATTCTTGA
- a CDS encoding OmpA family protein: MKISAKRWIGTLLVASMLQGCATEEGMVRVNNVAWYPNKVVDVDTILNTPTPEGTTRLVFYRPMDEDDSRTGVNIAINDDYQVSLHPGSFTTVYSCIGDNRLSNRSSELNTNDLLLKHNTSTLKNKETQYYEINVNKNRVAKSKRVSEDQARAAMAGMTYQSHQISKVIPNCALRPQPKPQPPSAPILEEKVTINLQVLFDNDKSVVKPQYLRDLSTAAEFMQKYSDTTVVIEGHTDSNASDAYNIALSKRRAQAVKEVFINQYGISPARIQAVGYGESRPIASNATAEGRQMNRRVVAVIQQK, translated from the coding sequence GTGAAAATATCAGCCAAAAGATGGATTGGCACTTTATTGGTAGCCTCTATGTTGCAAGGATGTGCTACTGAAGAGGGAATGGTTAGAGTAAACAATGTTGCTTGGTATCCCAATAAAGTTGTCGATGTAGATACTATTTTAAATACACCAACTCCTGAGGGCACAACCCGACTGGTCTTCTATAGGCCTATGGATGAAGATGACTCAAGGACAGGGGTCAATATCGCGATAAACGATGATTATCAGGTAAGCCTACATCCTGGAAGTTTTACCACAGTTTATTCCTGCATTGGGGACAACCGGTTGAGTAACAGGTCCTCTGAGCTAAATACCAATGACTTATTGTTAAAACATAACACTTCAACTCTCAAAAATAAGGAGACTCAATATTACGAAATAAACGTGAATAAAAACCGCGTTGCAAAATCAAAACGCGTTTCTGAGGATCAAGCCCGTGCTGCTATGGCTGGCATGACCTATCAATCTCATCAAATAAGCAAAGTTATTCCAAACTGTGCGCTTCGTCCACAACCCAAGCCTCAGCCCCCTAGTGCTCCTATTTTAGAAGAAAAAGTCACCATAAACCTTCAAGTCCTTTTCGATAATGATAAATCAGTGGTTAAACCTCAGTACCTACGCGACCTGTCTACTGCCGCCGAGTTTATGCAGAAGTATTCAGATACGACTGTAGTTATCGAGGGTCATACCGACAGTAATGCAAGCGATGCTTACAACATCGCTTTGTCAAAACGTCGTGCTCAGGCAGTCAAAGAGGTATTTATTAATCAATACGGAATCAGTCCCGCTCGAATTCAAGCGGTTGGCTATGGAGAATCACGGCCAATTGCTTCAAACGCAACTGCAGAAGGAAGACAGATGAACCGTAGAGTAGTCGCAGTAATACAACAAAAATAA